The sequence below is a genomic window from Lolium perenne isolate Kyuss_39 chromosome 7, Kyuss_2.0, whole genome shotgun sequence.
AAACAGAAAACTTTTCTGTCTTGCGTTCGAATGAATCAAGTAATATTTCTGACAGAATTGCACGGTTGCCTCTATGAACAGTACCATGGAGGAACAAACTTTGGAAGAACAGGCGCCTCTTTCGTCATGCCGAGATACTACGACGAGGCGCCTCTCGACGAATTCGGTAAAATTCATCTTCACTGAACGGAAGTCTGAAGAATTCGTTATGTAGCTTTCTGACGAGCGAGGTGCTGTATCCTCAGACTGCTCACTGCTCAACTATGAACAAAACCTGCAGGTATGTACAAGGAGCCAAAGTGGGGCCATCTGAGGGACCTGCACCAAGCACTCCGGCTGTGCAAGAAGGCTCTCCTCTGGGGGAACCCCTCTTCGCAGCCATTGGGCAAGCTCTACGAGGTTCTCTCGAATCTGACCGTGAACGATCACCATTGATGGAGACCTTTGTTTCTGATGGCCGTTGGCCGCTTCATATATATCCAGGCGCGTCTGTTCGAGATCCCTGAGCAGAAGGTGTGCGTGGCGTTCCTGTCGAACCACAACACCAAGGAGGACGGGACGGTGACGTTCCGGGGGCAGCAGTACTTCGTGCCGCGGCGGTCGGTGAGCATCCTCGGCGACTGCAAGACGGTGGTGTTCAGCACGCAGCACGTGAACTCGCAGCACAACCAGCGCACCTTCCACTTCACGGACCAGACGGTGCAGAACAACGTGTGGGAGATGTACACGGAGGGGGACAAGGTGCCCACCTACAAGCTCACCAATATCCGGACGGAGAAGCCCCTCGAGTCCTACAACCTGACCAAGGACAAGACCGACTACATCTGGTACACCACCAGGTAAGCTTCGTGCTCCACGCCAGCAGTTGCAAAATGCAAGTGCGTCAGTCTTCTCTGATGATCGGCATGCCGATGTGTATGCTGTAGCTTCAAGCTGGAGGCGGAGGACCTGCCATTCCGGCGGGACATCACGCCGGTGCTGGAGGTGAGCAGCCACGGGCACGCGATGGTGGCGTTCGTGAACGGCAAGTACGTGGGCGCGGGGCACGGCACCAAGATGAACAAGGCGTTCACGCTGGAGAAGCCCGTGGAGCTGAGGGTGGGCATCAACCACGTCTCCATCCTCTCCAGCACGCTCGGGATGCAGGACAGCGGCGCCTACCTGGAGCACCGGCAGGCCGGCGTGCACGCGGTCACCATCCAGGGCCTCAACACGGGGACGCTGGACCTGTCGGACAACGGGTGGGGCCACATCGTGGGCCTGGACGGCGAGCTGAAGCAGGCGCACACGGAGAATGGCGGCCAGGTGCAGTGGAAGCCGGCGGTGTTCGACCAGCCGCtgacctggtaccggcggcgtttCGACATGCCCTCCGGGGAGGATCCCGTGGTGATCGACCTGAACCCGATGGGCAAGGGCATCCTGTTCGTCAACGGCGAAGGGCTGGGCCGGTACTGGAGCTCGTACAAGCACGCGCTGGGCCGGCCGTCGCAGTACCTGTACCACGTGCCGCGGTGCTTCCTGAAGCCGACGGGGAACGTGCTGACCCTCTTCGAGGAGGAAGGCGGCAAGCCGGACGCGATCATGATCCTGACGGTGAAGCGCGACAACATCTGCAGCTTCATCTCGGAGAAGAACCCCGGGCACGTGCGGTCGTGGGAGAGGAAGGACAGCCAGCTCACGGCGGTGACGAACGACCTCAAGCCACGGGCGGTGCTGTCGTGCCCGGAGAAGAAGACCATCCAGCAGGTGGTGTTCGCCAGCTACGGGAACCCGCTGGGGATCTGCGGGAACTACACGGTGGGCAATTGCCACACGCCCAAGGCCAAGGAGATCGTGGAGAAGGCGTGCGTAGGGAAGAAGAGCTGCGAGCTCGTCGTGTCGCACGACCTGTACGGCGGAGACCTCAACTGCCCCGGCACCACGGCCACGCTCGCCGTGCAGGCCAAGTGCTCCAAGAGGCAGAAGACCGCCGAACAATAAGCTAACACCCTATATAGATCATAGGCTTCTCCTTCCTccttcctcctcctcgccgccgatGTCGTTTTCATGCTTGTTGTTTTTGGGATGCGTGCATGTTGTACTTAATTTGTTCTTTCCTGTGAATTGTAGGAGTAGATGGACGCTGAGAAGCAAACATGAAAGTCAATCCATTTTTTTGCTAAATAAGTTCTGAAAATAATGGACAGACTAGTTCACTGACACATGTAAAATCAGACTTGCCTTCTTGAAAAACGGGCTTTTATCCGTTTCAAAAAGAATTGACTATTAGAAAAAATTAATAGGGAATCGATTTGGTGAATAAGTTCTGAAAATAATGAGCAGACTAGTTCACAGACACGTGAAAAAATGAACTTTCATCAAAAACTGAAGGGGCGTTGCGAGAATCGAACTCGCGACCTCTCGCACCCAAAGCGAGAATCATACCACTAGACCAAACGCCCTTGTTGTACACATCCTCAAGTGTACGGTATACAATCTTAAATATGAACACGCGAGTGCACGCTTTTTTTATAAACAGGAGAATAACCAAATACAAAAATCCACAATAAATGCAATTACTAGATAAACGCCCACAAATCAAGTACAAATACAGCATACTTTTTCACAATTaagcaccaagaggaagaggtagTGCACTTGAGGTTGCCATTCGACTTTCCATATATGGGAGTCACCGTCGGGCCCCATTCAAGAAGACAATCCACATATCAATAAGCTAACACCTAATATAGATATGTGCATACATACAAAGGAGATCATGCGGCGGCTCTAGAGCCATCTAGGGTTTCACCTGTCTCGCCAGCGGGAGGCTTTATGTTCTTTGTTTAGGTTTCTCCCAGTGTCTTCTTCGAGATGGTGAAGCGGCGGTTACATCTTGAAGTTAGAATAATGTTCTCCCCATCATATCCTCACTCCGGTGGAGCGTCTAGCACTAGCGGAGGACGTGTGGAGTTGTGTGTCCGACGAATTTCTTGGATCCGGTCGGTTGATGTGGTTTTAGGTCAGTCTCTTCCCATATACAGTAGTCAACATTGACGATAGTTGTTGCTCTGGTGCGCTGGTCCTTTAGAGCCTTTGCCCGACGAGTTCTCGTCCGTCTACTataacaagctctactacgacaagttttgctcggctccggtgatggaggagCGAGGACGACAACGCGCCTTCAGCTTGCGCTAGTGCTTGTAGTCATCGCTAGGTGGTCCAAATACTTTGTAATTTTATTACGTATTTGGTTGTTTGTACTATAGTTGATGATTATCAATATCGGTGGAATTTCGCAAAAAAAGACAATCCACCGATGAGGGTGCTAGAGAGGTACAACCCAAGCCCTTCATCACTTCAAACCAAATGACCTAAGAGTAAGGTTGTAAGGGCATTTACGAATAAGGTGATCAATTGTCCTTGTTGCTTGCAAACATAATGTGCTAGAGTCATCCATCATCATCCATGGTTAGACCATGGCGAAGCCTCCTCTCTCCCGTCCAACATCTATCCCATTACACTTTCCATGCAAATAGTTTGAACTTGAGGGGAGCTTTGCATTTCCAAATTAATTCATGTCATGGCCAAAACGTGCATCCCTCAAAGAAGGCCATGTACGCCGACTTAGTCGAGAACCCTTTTGAGGCAGGCCAAATCCACCCAAAGGAGTCATCCACATCATACACCAGCTAAATGGCTCAAACCGCGTTCCAAAGCTCTAGATATTGGGCCATTGTCGGCACCAAGAGACAAGAGGCCAGCCGAAAGCTCGTGAATCCAAATGTGTTGAGAGCGTGATTCACAAGGCTGAATAAAAACAGGTGCAATCATATCCACGCTCTGACTGGCAATCCATCTATCATTCAAAAGTGTAAGATTTCAATTGTTGCATACTCATTGATAGATTGATTCAGATTACAGAGTATATATATGGGGCGGACAGCTA
It includes:
- the LOC127316420 gene encoding beta-galactosidase 11, which translates into the protein MSLLRVRLAAAAALAVAVLALAAAGGADAYGLTKPGTVISYDRRSLMVDGRREIFFSGSIHYPRSPPHEWADLISRAKEGGLNVIESYVFWNGHEPEMGVYNFEGRYDMIKFFKLIQEHEMFAMVRIGPFVQAEWNHGGLPYWLREVPDIVFRTDNEPFKKLMQKFVTMIVNKFKDAKLFASQGGPIILAQIENEYQHMEAAFKENGTRYIDWAAKMAISTGTGVPWFMCKQTKAPHEVIPTCNGRHCGDTWPGPTDKTKPLLWTENWTAQYRVFGDPPSQRSAEDIAFAVARFFSVGGSMVNYYMYHGGTNFGRTGASFVMPRYYDEAPLDEFGMYKEPKWGHLRDLHQALRLCKKALLWGNPSSQPLGKLYEARLFEIPEQKVCVAFLSNHNTKEDGTVTFRGQQYFVPRRSVSILGDCKTVVFSTQHVNSQHNQRTFHFTDQTVQNNVWEMYTEGDKVPTYKLTNIRTEKPLESYNLTKDKTDYIWYTTSFKLEAEDLPFRRDITPVLEVSSHGHAMVAFVNGKYVGAGHGTKMNKAFTLEKPVELRVGINHVSILSSTLGMQDSGAYLEHRQAGVHAVTIQGLNTGTLDLSDNGWGHIVGLDGELKQAHTENGGQVQWKPAVFDQPLTWYRRRFDMPSGEDPVVIDLNPMGKGILFVNGEGLGRYWSSYKHALGRPSQYLYHVPRCFLKPTGNVLTLFEEEGGKPDAIMILTVKRDNICSFISEKNPGHVRSWERKDSQLTAVTNDLKPRAVLSCPEKKTIQQVVFASYGNPLGICGNYTVGNCHTPKAKEIVEKACVGKKSCELVVSHDLYGGDLNCPGTTATLAVQAKCSKRQKTAEQ